A window from Corynebacterium accolens encodes these proteins:
- the metK gene encoding methionine adenosyltransferase: MTDNAAVEARLFTSESVTEGHPDKICDAISDAILDALLKKDPESRVAVETLVTTGQVHVVGEVRTNAYVEIPALVRETLKSIGFTSSDVGFDGNTCGVNIAIGEQSQEIGAGVDTSTEARDQGADYDEENDTAGAGDQGLMFGYASNETAEYMPLPIALAHRLSRRLTQVRKEDIVDHLRPDGKTQVTFAYNDNNEPSHLDTVVISTQHDPEVDSQWLETHLRSEVLDWVIKDAGLDKYYTDETNLLVNPSGSFILGGPMGDAGLTGRKIIVDTYGGMARHGGGAFSGKDPSKVDRSAAYAMRWVAKNIVAADLADRAEVQVAYAIGRAKPVGLYVETFGTAKQNLTDEQIQAAVNKVFDLRPAAIIRELGLLRPIYGQTAAYGHFGRTDVDLPWEQLDRVEELRAAAGL; this comes from the coding sequence GTGACTGATAACGCTGCAGTGGAAGCTCGTCTTTTTACAAGCGAGTCCGTTACTGAGGGGCACCCGGATAAAATCTGTGACGCCATCTCGGATGCCATCTTGGATGCACTTTTAAAAAAGGATCCGGAGTCTCGCGTTGCCGTGGAAACGCTGGTTACCACCGGCCAGGTGCACGTCGTGGGCGAGGTCCGCACCAACGCTTACGTGGAAATTCCGGCTCTTGTGCGCGAGACCCTAAAGTCCATCGGCTTTACCTCTTCCGATGTGGGCTTTGATGGCAATACCTGTGGTGTCAATATCGCCATCGGCGAGCAGTCGCAGGAAATCGGTGCCGGCGTGGATACCTCCACCGAGGCGCGCGACCAGGGCGCGGATTATGACGAGGAAAATGATACCGCCGGCGCCGGCGACCAGGGCCTGATGTTTGGTTACGCGTCGAATGAAACCGCGGAGTACATGCCGTTGCCCATCGCCTTGGCGCACCGCCTGTCCCGCCGCCTGACCCAGGTGCGCAAAGAGGACATCGTGGACCACCTGCGCCCGGACGGCAAGACCCAGGTGACCTTCGCTTATAACGACAATAATGAGCCCTCTCACCTGGATACGGTCGTTATTTCTACCCAGCACGATCCTGAGGTTGATAGCCAATGGCTAGAAACCCACCTGCGCAGCGAGGTGCTCGATTGGGTTATTAAGGATGCCGGGCTCGATAAGTACTACACCGATGAGACCAACCTCTTGGTCAATCCTTCCGGCTCCTTCATCTTGGGCGGTCCTATGGGCGATGCTGGCCTTACCGGACGCAAGATCATCGTGGATACCTACGGTGGCATGGCCCGCCACGGCGGCGGTGCCTTCTCCGGCAAGGACCCCAGCAAGGTGGACCGCTCTGCGGCCTACGCCATGCGCTGGGTGGCCAAGAATATCGTCGCGGCAGACCTGGCGGATCGCGCAGAGGTGCAGGTGGCCTACGCCATTGGTCGCGCCAAGCCGGTTGGCCTCTACGTCGAGACTTTCGGAACCGCGAAGCAGAACTTGACCGATGAGCAGATCCAGGCCGCCGTTAATAAGGTCTTTGACCTTCGTCCGGCCGCCATTATCCGCGAATTAGGTCTGCTGCGTCCTATCTACGGCCAGACCGCCGCCTACGGCCACTTTGGCCGTACCGACGTTGACCTGCCGTGGGAGCAGTTGGATCGTGTGGAGGAATTGCGCGCTGCCGCTGGTCTGTAG
- the fmt gene encoding methionyl-tRNA formyltransferase, with amino-acid sequence MRIIFAGTPEPAVVALEKLLASSHEVVAVITRPDAKKGRGRSLHPSPVKALAQEHGIEVLTPSTLRPGTEDGDNLRQRLAELQPEAIPVVAYGNLISKDLLDVARHGWVNLHFSLLPAWRGAAPVQAAIAAGDDITGASTFRIEEGLDTGPVFGTVTEGITGTDTADDLLTRLAYAGADLLVATMDGLEAGTLEPQPQSGEATYAPKISTDAARIDWAQPAFAIDRHIRAHAPGXGAWTLLDDARLKLGPVSLTEGIGKQLQPGEALIRKDAVYIGTATQPVQLDRIQPPGKKMMNAADWARGLGKNAEVRFQ; translated from the coding sequence ATGCGGATTATTTTTGCCGGCACCCCAGAGCCGGCGGTGGTGGCATTGGAGAAATTGCTTGCCTCCAGCCACGAAGTGGTAGCGGTCATTACCCGGCCCGATGCGAAGAAGGGCAGGGGCCGCAGCCTTCACCCGAGCCCGGTCAAGGCCTTAGCGCAAGAGCACGGCATCGAGGTGCTGACCCCATCTACGCTGCGGCCTGGCACGGAGGATGGCGATAACCTGCGCCAGCGCCTGGCGGAGCTGCAGCCCGAGGCCATCCCGGTGGTGGCCTACGGCAACCTCATTAGCAAGGATCTCTTAGACGTCGCGCGCCATGGTTGGGTTAACCTGCACTTTTCCCTTCTTCCCGCTTGGCGCGGCGCGGCGCCGGTGCAGGCGGCTATCGCAGCGGGCGATGATATTACCGGCGCGTCCACCTTCCGGATCGAGGAAGGCTTGGATACGGGCCCGGTATTCGGCACGGTGACAGAAGGCATTACCGGGACGGATACCGCAGACGATCTGCTCACACGGCTGGCGTATGCCGGGGCGGATCTCCTGGTCGCCACCATGGATGGGCTAGAGGCTGGCACGCTGGAGCCGCAGCCCCAAAGCGGCGAGGCCACCTATGCGCCGAAGATTTCCACCGACGCCGCCCGCATTGACTGGGCGCAGCCTGCCTTCGCCATCGACCGGCATATCCGCGCCCACGCMCCGGGCCSGGGCGCGTGGACGCTGCTTGACGATGCCCGCCTCAAGCTCGGCCCGGTGAGTCTTACCGAGGGCATCGGCAAGCAGCTGCAGCCGGGCGAGGCGCTGATTCGCAAGGACGCGGTGTACATCGGGACCGCGACGCAACCGGTGCAGCTGGATAGGATTCAGCCGCCGGGCAAAAAGATGATGAATGCGGCCGATTGGGCGCGTGGATTAGGAAAGAACGCAGAGGTGAGGTTCCAGTGA
- the def gene encoding peptide deformylase, with the protein MAELDIRLYGDPVLSTRAEEITTFDSSLRTLAQNMLETMDAAGGVGLAANQVGILKRIFVYDCSPIQAGLRGVLINPVWTPLGEDMQTGLEGCLSIPGIRADTPRHNRVFVSGRDVEGRPVGMVASGLLARCIQHETDHLDGVLFLRRLGDADRKAAMRTIREADWFNSAG; encoded by the coding sequence GTGGCGGAATTAGACATCAGGCTCTACGGGGATCCCGTACTGAGCACGCGGGCCGAAGAGATTACGACCTTTGATTCCAGCCTGCGCACGCTGGCGCAGAACATGTTGGAGACCATGGATGCCGCCGGCGGGGTGGGGCTCGCGGCGAACCAGGTGGGCATACTCAAGCGCATCTTTGTCTATGACTGTTCGCCTATCCAGGCCGGATTGCGCGGGGTTCTCATCAACCCCGTGTGGACGCCGCTGGGAGAAGACATGCAGACTGGCCTGGAAGGATGCCTATCCATCCCGGGGATTCGCGCCGATACGCCGCGGCACAACCGGGTATTTGTCTCTGGGCGCGATGTAGAAGGCAGGCCGGTGGGGATGGTCGCCTCAGGGCTTTTGGCTCGGTGCATTCAGCATGAAACCGATCACCTTGATGGAGTGTTATTCCTGCGCCGGCTTGGCGATGCCGACCGCAAGGCCGCCATGCGTACCATCCGCGAAGCCGATTGGTTTAATAGCGCGGGGTAG
- the rpe gene encoding ribulose-phosphate 3-epimerase: MPAPLISPSILAADFARLGEQLEAISNADWIHVDIMDGHFVPNLSFGPDITATVKRSTDKPLDVHLMIEEPAKWVETYINAGATTIIFHVEAVESEVAAVELAEKIRDLGARAAFSIKPDTPIEPWLDKLHHFDEVLVMSVEPGFGGQKFMPDMLEKVRALRESIDQQNLDTVIEIDGGIDPETIGLAAEAGCDSFVAGSAVFKCDDPAQAXXELRALAARS, translated from the coding sequence ATGCCTGCACCACTTATTTCTCCATCAATTTTGGCTGCTGACTTCGCGCGGCTAGGTGAACAACTAGAGGCCATCTCGAATGCCGATTGGATCCATGTAGACATCATGGACGGGCACTTTGTTCCCAACCTTTCCTTCGGTCCGGATATTACGGCCACGGTGAAAAGGTCCACGGATAAGCCGCTTGACGTGCACCTGATGATTGAGGAACCGGCGAAATGGGTGGAGACCTATATCAATGCCGGTGCCACCACCATCATTTTTCATGTGGAAGCGGTTGAGAGTGAGGTAGCCGCGGTGGAATTGGCAGAAAAAATCCGGGATTTGGGCGCGCGTGCGGCCTTTTCCATCAAGCCGGATACGCCCATTGAGCCGTGGCTGGATAAGCTGCACCATTTTGATGAGGTGCTGGTCATGTCCGTGGAACCAGGTTTCGGCGGCCAGAAATTTATGCCCGATATGCTGGAGAAGGTCCGCGCCCTGCGCGAGAGCATTGACCAGCAGAACCTGGATACCGTCATTGAAATCGATGGCGGCATCGATCCGGAAACCATTGGCTTGGCCGCGGAGGCCGGGTGCGATTCCTTCGTGGCGGGTTCGGCCGTATTCAAATGCGATGATCCAGCGCAGGCGGKGGRAGAACTGCGCGCGCTTGCAGCACGGTCATAA
- the rpoZ gene encoding DNA-directed RNA polymerase subunit omega → MTNVTTPSNTESAKSEPVFDDPIGITDPPIDELLDKVSSKYALVIFAAKRARQINSYYQEQDEGVFEFVGPLVNPEPGEKPLSIALREIDAGLLDHEEGK, encoded by the coding sequence GTGACTAACGTGACCACCCCTTCTAACACTGAATCCGCGAAGTCGGAACCGGTATTTGATGACCCGATTGGCATTACGGACCCGCCAATCGATGAGCTGTTGGACAAGGTTTCTTCCAAGTACGCCTTGGTGATTTTCGCTGCCAAGCGTGCGCGCCAGATCAATAGCTACTACCAAGAGCAAGATGAAGGCGTCTTTGAGTTCGTCGGCCCACTGGTTAACCCAGAGCCCGGCGAGAAGCCACTGTCCATCGCGCTGCGCGAAATCGATGCAGGTCTGTTGGACCACGAGGAAGGCAAGTAA
- a CDS encoding RsmB/NOP family class I SAM-dependent RNA methyltransferase, translated as MTGGFRSRSKSGDKAPEATQHGKNGAPQRGNAQRGSAQRGQGKRDQSKRGPLRQGNRGHRDTRGGRGSRNAGAQNAGAGKSLVQAAIDQGVDPARAVAFDVVRRVSEEDAFANLVLPKALRKQKLTGRDAAFATEITYGTLRTLGVLDAVIAQCSSRELEAISPVVIDALRLGTYQILYTRVEPHAAVDTSVRLVVAGGXEKAKGFANGILRTITRTPPNEWLKRLAPEGEIAGLAFRHAHPTWIAESFARVVDPEELPAALEADSERPSVHLVARPGEISAEELALITGNEEGTYSPYAVYMDSGDPGQLEPVQQGMAAVQDEGSQLIARAVCEVPVSGTDQGRWLDLCAGPGGKAALMGALARIESAHVDAVEVSAHRAKLIEKTVQGLPVTVHVADGRNPQVGSGFDRILVDAPCSGLGALRRRPEARWRKSEDDIAELSTLQFELLSSALKLVRPGGVVVYSTCSPDLRETRAIVDQAVDKLGAQELDARDFIPDMGNVGKEKSVQMWPHRHGTDAMFMAVLRRGDEEGR; from the coding sequence GTGACTGGTGGATTCCGCTCCCGCAGCAAGTCCGGCGACAAGGCGCCGGAGGCTACGCAGCACGGCAAGAATGGTGCGCCCCAGCGCGGCAATGCGCAGCGCGGTAGTGCGCAGCGTGGCCAAGGCAAGCGTGATCAAAGCAAACGTGGTCCGCTACGCCAGGGCAACCGAGGTCATCGGGATACCCGGGGTGGCCGGGGTAGCCGGAATGCGGGCGCGCAGAACGCAGGCGCGGGGAAGTCCCTTGTGCAGGCCGCCATCGACCAGGGCGTGGATCCGGCCCGCGCCGTCGCCTTCGATGTGGTGCGCCGGGTAAGCGAAGAGGATGCGTTTGCCAACCTTGTCCTGCCAAAGGCGCTGCGCAAGCAGAAGCTCACCGGCCGCGATGCCGCGTTTGCCACGGAGATTACCTATGGCACCCTGCGCACCTTGGGCGTGCTCGATGCGGTGATCGCGCAGTGTTCCTCGCGCGAGTTGGAGGCAATCTCGCCGGTGGTCATCGATGCCCTTCGCCTGGGCACTTACCAGATTCTCTATACGCGCGTGGAACCCCACGCGGCGGTAGATACCTCTGTCCGGCTCGTCGTGGCGGGCGGGGRGGAAAAAGCTAAAGGGTTTGCCAATGGCATCTTGCGCACCATTACCCGCACGCCGCCGAATGAGTGGCTCAAGCGTCTTGCCCCAGAAGGCGAAATCGCAGGCCTGGCCTTTAGGCATGCGCACCCAACATGGATCGCGGAGTCCTTTGCCCGCGTTGTGGACCCCGAGGAATTGCCCGCTGCCTTAGAAGCGGATTCCGAGCGCCCGAGCGTGCACCTGGTGGCACGGCCGGGCGAAATTTCCGCCGAGGAATTGGCGCTGATTACCGGAAACGAAGAAGGTACCTATTCGCCCTACGCGGTGTATATGGACTCCGGGGATCCAGGCCAATTGGAACCGGTCCAGCAGGGCATGGCCGCGGTTCAGGATGAAGGCTCGCAGCTTATCGCTCGCGCCGTCTGCGAGGTGCCCGTCAGCGGTACTGACCAGGGCCGCTGGCTCGACCTGTGCGCGGGCCCGGGTGGCAAGGCGGCCCTGATGGGGGCCTTGGCGCGCATCGAGTCCGCGCACGTCGATGCCGTGGAAGTATCGGCGCACCGTGCGAAACTGATTGAAAAGACCGTGCAAGGGCTGCCGGTGACCGTCCATGTGGCCGATGGCCGCAACCCGCAGGTCGGCTCGGGATTCGATCGCATCTTGGTGGACGCGCCGTGTTCGGGGCTGGGCGCATTGCGGCGCCGCCCAGAGGCGCGGTGGCGGAAATCGGAGGACGATATTGCCGAGCTTTCGACACTGCAATTCGAGCTCTTGTCCTCTGCTTTAAAGCTCGTGCGCCCGGGCGGGGTGGTGGTGTATTCCACCTGTTCGCCGGATCTGCGCGAAACCCGCGCCATCGTGGACCAAGCGGTAGACAAGCTGGGTGCGCAGGAACTGGACGCACGGGATTTTATCCCGGATATGGGCAATGTAGGGAAAGAAAAATCCGTCCAAATGTGGCCGCACCGCCACGGCACCGATGCCATGTTCATGGCGGTGCTGCGGCGCGGCGATGAGGAAGGGCGCTAG
- the gmk gene encoding guanylate kinase has translation MADATARGRLVVLAGPSAVGKSTVVSRLRHDVEGLYFSVSMTTRQPRPGEQDGVDYFFVTPEAFQERIDAGEMLEWADIHGGLQRSGTPARPVEEALDAGRPVLVEVDLAGARSVRKALPEADLVFLAPPSWEVLVERLTGRGTEPQDVIDRRLHTAYEELAAQDEFDHVVVNENLDEAVAAISDILRG, from the coding sequence ATGGCTGACGCAACTGCTCGCGGTCGCCTCGTCGTGTTGGCGGGTCCTTCCGCAGTGGGGAAATCCACCGTAGTCTCGCGTCTACGGCATGACGTCGAGGGGCTGTATTTCAGCGTGTCTATGACTACGCGCCAGCCCCGCCCCGGGGAGCAAGATGGCGTGGATTATTTCTTCGTCACCCCTGAGGCCTTTCAGGAACGCATTGATGCCGGTGAGATGCTCGAATGGGCAGATATTCACGGCGGATTGCAGCGTTCCGGAACACCCGCCCGGCCCGTAGAAGAGGCCTTAGACGCCGGTCGCCCGGTTCTCGTCGAGGTCGATTTGGCCGGTGCGCGCAGCGTTCGCAAGGCCTTGCCGGAAGCGGATTTGGTCTTCTTGGCACCGCCTTCGTGGGAGGTGTTGGTAGAGCGCCTGACCGGTCGCGGTACCGAACCGCAAGACGTCATTGATCGTAGGTTGCACACTGCGTACGAGGAACTAGCTGCACAGGATGAGTTTGATCACGTTGTGGTCAATGAAAACCTAGATGAGGCAGTGGCCGCCATTAGTGATATCCTGCGTGGATAG
- the coaBC gene encoding bifunctional phosphopantothenoylcysteine decarboxylase/phosphopantothenate--cysteine ligase CoaBC encodes MTDLNSPRNIVLGVAGGIAAYKACHLVRNFKEHGDNVRVVPTESALNFVGAATFEALSGNPVSTSVFEAVEDVQHVAVGQEADAVVIAPATADLIARLAAGRADDLLTATVLVATCPIIVAPAMHTEMWNNPATQHNVKILRRRGITVMEPAHGRLTGKDTGAGRLPDPEQIAAIARTELAGFHIDHSWTGLKVVISAGGTQEELDPVRYLGNRSSGRQGFALAEVAAHKGADVTVVAGNTAELPVPSGATIRNIVSAQDLEAAMREESRDADIVIMAAAVADYRPANVAESKMKKGKADDALAALEMVENPDILKSLVAAREEGEVPQKCVIVGFAAETGDANSSALDYAKEKFARKGCDVLMANEVGRGVTFGQESSEGWILRRNEEPQRVEHGSKQVVAAQILGVVNEMIESGN; translated from the coding sequence GTGACTGACTTAAATTCTCCTCGCAATATCGTGTTGGGCGTTGCCGGTGGCATCGCCGCGTATAAGGCCTGCCACTTGGTGCGCAATTTCAAAGAACATGGCGATAATGTCCGCGTCGTTCCTACAGAAAGCGCATTGAACTTCGTAGGTGCCGCCACTTTTGAGGCATTATCCGGAAATCCGGTTTCCACCAGTGTTTTTGAAGCCGTCGAGGACGTTCAACACGTAGCTGTAGGGCAGGAGGCCGATGCCGTGGTCATCGCCCCTGCCACGGCTGATCTTATTGCCCGCCTGGCCGCGGGACGCGCCGATGATCTCTTGACCGCGACCGTGCTGGTGGCAACGTGTCCTATCATTGTGGCGCCCGCCATGCACACCGAAATGTGGAATAACCCAGCGACGCAACACAACGTAAAGATCCTGCGCCGGCGCGGAATTACCGTCATGGAACCAGCGCACGGGCGCCTTACGGGTAAGGATACGGGCGCAGGCAGGCTGCCGGATCCAGAACAAATTGCCGCCATCGCGCGCACCGAGCTCGCGGGTTTTCATATCGATCACAGCTGGACGGGGCTGAAGGTGGTTATTTCTGCCGGTGGCACCCAAGAGGAATTGGATCCGGTGCGTTATTTAGGAAACCGTTCCTCGGGCAGGCAGGGCTTTGCGCTGGCAGAGGTGGCCGCGCACAAGGGCGCGGATGTCACGGTTGTGGCCGGCAATACGGCGGAGCTGCCCGTACCGAGTGGGGCTACGATCCGGAACATCGTTTCTGCGCAAGACTTGGAGGCCGCGATGCGCGAGGAATCCCGCGATGCCGATATCGTCATCATGGCCGCTGCGGTCGCGGATTACCGGCCCGCGAATGTGGCCGAGTCCAAAATGAAAAAGGGCAAGGCGGATGATGCGCTTGCCGCGCTGGAGATGGTGGAAAACCCAGATATTTTGAAGTCTCTCGTGGCAGCCCGCGAGGAGGGCGAGGTGCCGCAGAAGTGCGTCATCGTCGGTTTCGCGGCCGAGACGGGGGATGCCAATTCTTCGGCGCTGGATTATGCGAAAGAAAAGTTTGCGCGCAAGGGGTGCGACGTACTGATGGCCAATGAGGTTGGCCGCGGCGTGACCTTTGGCCAGGAAAGCAGCGAGGGGTGGATCCTGCGACGAAACGAGGAACCGCAGCGCGTGGAGCATGGATCTAAGCAGGTCGTCGCGGCGCAGATTCTGGGCGTCGTGAATGAAATGATTGAATCGGGAAATTAA
- a CDS encoding primosomal protein N': MPKKTPAARKPVARVLPLLGVAHLDRGFDYLVDEAESDSAQAGVKVRIRFNGRLVDAIIVERKHESDFGGQLRFIERVISPFQVYPPQLSRLVEALADRYGGICSDIIRSAIPPRHAKAEEADLDTPWEELGAASEPDLSGWSAYQHGETFVDSILGGKLARAAWQIAPGDEWEDALAALAAKVALGGGGVLIVVPDQKVVDSLENALRGVVGPKQITVLTNSMGPQARYRRYLSALVGQARIVIGTRSAAFTPVDNLQLAVIFDDGNDNLVDNIKPYVHAREVLTTRSAFENCSFIAVNHSRTAETQLLVDSGWAHDLIPSASTIEARRPDILAIGAYGLSISRDLEGGTTSVQAPAFQAAQQALDRGEPVLVQVPRKGYAPILACGKCHSPARCRHCNGPLGLPPSSERSSEEAVMPTCRWCGRIATNHRCTECGSPRLRAIVLGSERTAEELGRAFPNTSVVVSGGNKVVGSIENAPALVIATPGAEPRVNGGAYGAALLLDAGTLLNRQDLRATEDCLAKWAQAATMVRPHFKGGRVIIAADPELPVVRHFMSWDMVAAAAEELCARREVRFPPAVHFAAIDGADAALDSFEQLVDLPEHAEVLGPVPLPPGDSLPGEYDVDRFGPPQRLVVRVPLGPRSQLGRALRKANAARSARKDELPLRITVDPIHVG, translated from the coding sequence ATGCCTAAGAAAACACCTGCCGCCCGGAAACCGGTCGCGCGGGTGTTGCCTCTTTTGGGGGTTGCCCACCTCGATCGGGGCTTTGATTACCTGGTAGATGAGGCCGAATCCGATAGCGCCCAAGCCGGGGTGAAGGTGCGCATTCGGTTTAATGGGCGCTTGGTGGATGCGATCATCGTCGAGCGCAAGCATGAGTCCGATTTTGGTGGGCAGCTGCGCTTTATCGAGCGGGTCATCTCTCCATTCCAGGTCTATCCACCGCAACTGTCCCGGCTGGTGGAAGCCCTTGCGGATCGCTATGGCGGAATTTGCTCCGATATCATTCGCTCCGCCATTCCGCCGCGGCACGCAAAGGCAGAAGAAGCGGATTTGGATACGCCGTGGGAAGAACTCGGCGCAGCCAGCGAGCCCGATTTATCCGGGTGGTCTGCCTATCAACATGGGGAAACTTTTGTTGATTCCATCTTGGGCGGGAAATTGGCCCGCGCCGCGTGGCAAATCGCTCCCGGCGATGAATGGGAAGATGCGCTCGCGGCCTTAGCGGCCAAGGTTGCCCTGGGCGGGGGAGGAGTCCTAATCGTGGTCCCAGACCAAAAGGTGGTGGACTCCCTTGAAAACGCCCTGCGCGGTGTTGTGGGACCGAAACAAATTACGGTGCTGACCAATAGCATGGGCCCGCAGGCGCGCTATCGCCGCTATCTTTCGGCCTTGGTGGGGCAGGCGCGAATCGTCATTGGCACGCGCTCGGCGGCTTTTACCCCCGTGGACAACCTGCAGCTGGCCGTCATTTTTGATGATGGTAACGATAACTTGGTGGATAATATCAAGCCCTACGTCCACGCCCGGGAGGTGCTTACCACCCGCTCTGCCTTTGAAAATTGCAGCTTCATTGCGGTCAACCATTCGCGGACGGCGGAAACCCAGTTATTGGTGGACTCTGGGTGGGCACATGACCTCATCCCGAGCGCCTCAACCATCGAGGCCCGCCGGCCCGATATTTTGGCCATTGGCGCCTACGGGCTATCCATTTCCAGGGACTTAGAGGGCGGTACGACCTCTGTGCAAGCCCCAGCCTTTCAGGCGGCGCAGCAAGCCCTCGACCGCGGCGAACCGGTGCTAGTGCAGGTCCCGCGCAAGGGGTATGCGCCTATCTTGGCCTGTGGAAAGTGCCATTCTCCCGCGCGGTGCCGGCACTGCAATGGTCCATTGGGGTTGCCTCCGAGCTCCGAGCGCTCAAGCGAGGAAGCCGTCATGCCTACCTGCCGCTGGTGCGGGCGCATTGCTACCAATCATCGCTGTACCGAGTGCGGATCGCCGCGCCTGCGCGCCATCGTCTTAGGCTCTGAACGCACCGCGGAGGAATTGGGGCGCGCCTTTCCCAATACGTCCGTCGTGGTCTCTGGCGGCAATAAGGTCGTGGGCTCAATTGAGAATGCCCCGGCATTAGTGATTGCTACCCCTGGCGCCGAGCCGCGGGTGAATGGCGGCGCCTATGGTGCGGCGCTCCTGTTGGACGCGGGCACCTTATTAAACCGGCAAGACTTGCGCGCCACCGAGGACTGCCTGGCCAAATGGGCGCAGGCGGCCACCATGGTCAGGCCGCATTTTAAGGGCGGGCGCGTCATCATCGCCGCGGATCCGGAACTTCCCGTCGTCCGCCACTTCATGAGCTGGGACATGGTCGCGGCCGCGGCAGAGGAATTGTGCGCCCGGCGCGAGGTGCGCTTTCCGCCGGCCGTGCACTTCGCCGCCATCGACGGGGCGGACGCGGCTCTGGATTCCTTCGAGCAGTTGGTGGATCTGCCAGAGCACGCCGAGGTCTTAGGCCCAGTTCCGCTCCCGCCAGGGGACAGCCTCCCCGGGGAATACGATGTGGACCGCTTTGGCCCACCCCAACGCCTGGTGGTGCGCGTCCCGCTGGGGCCGCGATCGCAGCTGGGGCGCGCGCTGCGCAAGGCCAATGCGGCGCGCAGCGCGCGAAAAGATGAATTGCCGCTTCGCATCACGGTCGATCCCATTCACGTGGGCTAG